A single region of the bacterium genome encodes:
- a CDS encoding histidinol phosphate phosphatase domain-containing protein, with protein MVYDFHTHTFLSDGVLSPIELIRRCTVVGYGALGIADHCGASTMERIIAEVRRDAELAARYWGFQVLAGVELTHVPAASIAELAAQAKALGADHVVVHGETPVEPVEPGTNLAAASCADVDVLAHPGLLSPEAAEAAAGNGVFVEVTAKDGHSLGNGHVARTALAAGAKLLVNSDTHVPGHILTEEFAKRVALCAGLAETDLQRVLVEHPQELIERAISRR; from the coding sequence ATGGTCTACGATTTCCACACTCACACGTTCCTCTCCGATGGTGTGCTGTCGCCCATCGAGCTGATTCGGCGATGCACCGTCGTCGGGTACGGGGCCCTGGGCATAGCGGATCACTGCGGTGCCAGCACCATGGAGCGCATCATCGCCGAGGTGCGCCGCGATGCCGAGCTGGCCGCGCGCTACTGGGGCTTCCAGGTGCTGGCTGGCGTCGAGCTGACCCACGTGCCGGCAGCTTCCATCGCGGAGTTGGCGGCCCAGGCGAAGGCGCTCGGGGCCGACCACGTGGTCGTGCACGGCGAGACGCCGGTGGAGCCGGTGGAACCGGGCACCAACCTGGCGGCAGCCAGTTGCGCCGATGTGGATGTGTTGGCCCATCCGGGCCTGCTGTCGCCCGAGGCTGCCGAGGCCGCCGCGGGCAATGGCGTGTTTGTGGAAGTCACGGCCAAGGACGGGCACTCGCTGGGTAACGGCCACGTGGCGCGGACCGCGCTGGCCGCCGGGGCCAAGCTGCTGGTCAACAGCGACACCCACGTGCCCGGGCACATCCTGACCGAGGAGTTCGCGAAGCGGGTGGCGCTGTGCGCCGGCCTGGCCGAGACCGACCTGCAGCGCGTGCTTGTGGAACACCCTCAGGAGTTGATCGAGCGTGCCATCAGTCGGCGGTAG
- a CDS encoding Gfo/Idh/MocA family oxidoreductase, with protein MPNGLKAAVIGLGMMGQRHARIWKELPQTHLLGVYDIVPERTQEWAGTLDCQACGSLEELLALPGLDLVSICTDDQLHVAPCVAAAAAGKHILVEKPLATSVAEADTIIEACRNNGVLLMVGHVVRFDPRYQVAKQAIDAGEVGDVVQVFGRRNNVVSSGRRIGSRTSVAFFLGAHDLDLMRWFCGSEVVRVYAESASKVLTDLGCEDSIFTVLKYANGAVGCLETCWVVPEGVASTLDARLEVVGSRGRVAVRVGGEGLEVSGAERVSRPDVTYGPILNDLQYGALRTQLEHFADCVRQGREPMISPADARAAVEVCEAIHESLRTQQPVVLRPA; from the coding sequence ATGCCCAATGGACTCAAAGCTGCCGTCATCGGTCTGGGCATGATGGGACAGCGTCATGCCCGCATCTGGAAGGAGCTGCCGCAGACCCACCTGCTGGGCGTCTATGATATCGTGCCGGAGCGGACGCAGGAGTGGGCGGGCACACTGGACTGCCAGGCGTGTGGGTCGCTGGAGGAACTGCTGGCCCTGCCGGGGCTCGATCTCGTCAGTATCTGCACCGACGACCAGCTTCATGTCGCGCCGTGTGTGGCGGCTGCGGCGGCGGGGAAGCACATTCTGGTGGAGAAGCCGCTGGCCACCTCGGTGGCCGAGGCCGACACGATCATCGAGGCCTGTCGGAACAACGGCGTCCTCCTGATGGTCGGACATGTAGTGCGCTTCGACCCGCGCTACCAGGTGGCCAAGCAGGCGATTGACGCGGGCGAGGTGGGGGATGTCGTGCAGGTGTTCGGGCGGCGCAACAATGTGGTATCCTCAGGACGGCGCATCGGCTCGCGCACTTCGGTGGCGTTCTTCCTGGGGGCGCACGATCTCGACCTCATGCGCTGGTTCTGCGGCAGCGAGGTCGTGCGCGTCTACGCCGAGAGCGCGAGCAAGGTCCTCACCGACCTGGGGTGCGAGGACTCGATCTTCACCGTGCTGAAGTACGCCAACGGGGCCGTGGGATGCCTGGAGACGTGTTGGGTCGTTCCCGAGGGCGTGGCGAGCACCCTCGACGCCCGGCTGGAGGTCGTGGGGAGCCGGGGGCGGGTGGCGGTGCGCGTCGGGGGAGAGGGGCTGGAGGTGTCCGGCGCGGAGCGCGTCAGCCGCCCGGACGTGACCTATGGGCCGATCCTGAACGACCTGCAGTACGGGGCGCTGCGCACGCAACTTGAGCATTTTGCCGACTGCGTCCGGCAGGGACGCGAGCCGATGATCTCGCCGGCCGATGCCCGGGCGGCCGTCGAGGTGTGTGAAGCCATCCATGAGTCACTTCGCACCCAGCAACCGGTCGTCCTCCGACCGGCCTGA